From a region of the Rhinolophus sinicus isolate RSC01 linkage group LG04, ASM3656204v1, whole genome shotgun sequence genome:
- the SLC20A2 gene encoding sodium-dependent phosphate transporter 2 produces the protein MAMTEYLWMVILGFIIAFILAFSVGANDVANSFGTAVGSGVVTLRQACILASIFETTGSVLLGAKVGETIRKGIIDVNLYNETVETLMAGEVSAMVGSAVWQLIASFLRLPISGTHCIVGSTIGFSLVAIGTKGVQWMELVKIVASWFISPLLSGFMSGVLFLLIRIFILKKEDPVPNGLRALPVFYAATIAINVFSIMYTGAPVLGLVLPIWAIALISFGVALLFAFFVWLFVCPWMRRKIAGKLQKEGALSRVSDESLNKIQEIESPVFKELPGAKASDDSTLPLTGSAGETSGTSEGTSVGNHPRASYGRALSMTTKSPISNGTFGFDGHTRSDGHVYHTVHKDSGLYKDLLHKIHTDRGPEEKPAQENNYRFLRRNNSYTCYTAAICGMPVHSTFKTADSSCAPEDSEKLVGDTVSYSKKRLRYDSYSSYCNAVAEAEIEAEEGGVEMKLASELPDPAQPREDPAEEEKEEKDTSEVHLLFHFLQVLTACFGSFAHGGNDVSNAIGPLVALWLIYEQGAVLQEAATPVWLLFYGGVGICTGLWVWGRRVIQTMGKDLTPITPSSGFTIELASAFTVVIASNVGLPVSTTHCKVGSVVAVGWIRSRKAVDWRLFRNIFVAWFVTVPVAGLFSAAVMALLMYGILPYV, from the exons ATGGCCATGACTGAGTATTTGTGGATGGTCATTTTGGGTTTTATCATAGCTTTTATCTTGGCATTTTCTGTTGGTGCAAATGATGTTGCCAATTCATTTGGTACTGCTGTGGGCTCTGGCGTGGTAACCTTGAGGCAGGCGTGCATTTTGGCTTCAATATTTGAAACCACAGGCTCAGTGTTATTGGGAGCCAAAGTAGGAGAGACCATTCGAAAAGGTATCATTGATGTGAACCTATACAACGAGACCGTAGAAACACTGATGGCTGGGGAAGTTAGTGCAATGGTCG GTTCAGCTGTTTGGCAGCTGATCGCATCCTTCCTGAGGCTTCCAATCTCAGGAACTCATTGCATTGTTGGTTCTACTATAGGATTCTCACTTGTTGCAATTGGTACAAAAGGTGTGCAGTGGATGGAGCTGGTCAAGATTG ttGCTTCTTGGTTTATATCTCCACTGTTGTCTGGTTTCATGTCTGGCGTGCTGTTTCTACTGATCagaattttcatcttaaaaaag GAGGACCCTGTTCCCAATGGCCTCCGGGCACTTCCAGTGTTCTATGCTGCTACAATAGCAATAAACGTATTTTCCATCATGTACACAGGAGCACCAG tacTTGGCCTGGTCCTTCCCATTTGGGCGATAGCACTCATCTCGTTTGGTGTAGCACTGCTTTTCGCCTTTTTTGTGTGGCTCTTTGTGTGTCCCTGGATGCGGAGGAAAATAGCAG gcAAATTACAAAAAGAAGGTGCTTTATCACGAGTCTCTGATGAAAGCCTCAATAAAATTCAGGAAATAGAGTCCCCAGTATTTAAAGAGCTGCCCGGTGCCAAGGCTAGTGACGACAGCACCCTCCCTCTCACGGGCTCAGCTGGGGAGACATCTGGAACGTCAGAAGGCACATCAGTGGGAAACCACCCCCGGGCCTCCTACG GAAGGGCACTCTCCATGACAACGAAGTCGCCCATCTCCAACGGCACCTTTGGCTTTGATGGCCACACGAGGAGTGACGGGCACGTCTATCACACTGTACACAAAGACTCGGGGCTCTACAAAGACTTGCTGCACAAAATTCACACAGACAGGGGCCCCGAGGAGAAGCCTGCGCAGGAGAACAACTACCGGTTCCTGCGAAGAAACAACAGTTACACTTGCTATACCGCGGCCATTTGTGGAATGCCAGTCCACTCGACTTTTAAAACTGCTGACTCATCATGTGCACCCGAGGATAGTGAAAAGCTGGTGGGTGACACCGTGTCCTATTCTAAAAAGAGACTTCGCTATGACAGCTACTCGAGCTACTGCAATGCGGTAGCAGAAGCTGAGAtagaggcagaggagggaggtgtgGAAATGAAGCTGGCATCTGAGCTGCCAGATCCCGCCCAGCCTCGAGAGGACCCTgcggaggaagaaaaggaggagaaggacaCTTCCGAGGTCCACCTCCTGTTCCATTTCCTGCAAGTCCTTACTGCCTGTTTTGGATCCTTTGCTCACGGTGGCAACGACGTAAG TAATGCCATTGGTCCCCTGGTAGCTTTGTGGCTGATTTACGAACAAGGTGCAGTCCTGCAAGAAGCAGCTACTCCCGTCTGGCTGCTGTTTTATGGAGGAGTTGGAATTTGTACAGGGCTCTGGGTTTGGGGGAGAAGAGTGATCCAGACCATGGGGAAAGACCTCACTCCCATCACGCCTTCCAG CGGCTTCACTATTGAACTGGCCTCAGCATTCACAGTGGTGATCGCCTCCAACGTGGGACTTCCTGTCAGCACCACACACTGCAAG